One window of the Prionailurus bengalensis isolate Pbe53 chromosome E1, Fcat_Pben_1.1_paternal_pri, whole genome shotgun sequence genome contains the following:
- the NUFIP2 gene encoding nuclear fragile X mental retardation-interacting protein 2, whose translation MEEKPGQPQPQHHHSHHHPHHHPQQQQQQQQQQQQQQQQQQPHHHHHYYFYNHSHNHHHHHHHQQPHQYLQHGAEGSPKAQPKALKHEQKHALQQHQETPKKKTGYGELNGNAGEREISLKSLGSDEATNPISRVLNGNQQIVDTNLKQTVKANTFGKAGIKTRNFIQKNSMDKKNGKSYENKSGENQSVEKTDTVAIPNGVVTNNSGYITNGYMGKGADNDGSGSESGYTTPKKRKARRNSAKGCENLNLVQDKIMQQETSVPTLKQGLETFKPDYSEQKGNRVDSSKPIWKYETGPGGTNRGKPAVGDMLRKSSDIKPGVSGKKFDDRPKGKHASAVTSKEDSWTLFKPPPVFPVDNSSAKIVPKISYASKVKENLNKTVQNSSVSPSSSSSSSSSAGETQTQSSSRLSQVPMSALKSVTSANFSNGPVLAGTDASVYSPGGQPLLTTAANTLTPISSGTDSVLQDMSLTSAAVEQIKSSLFIYPSNMQTVLLSTAQVDLPSQTDQQNLGDIFQNQWGLSFINEPSAGPETVIGKSSDHKAMEVTFQGEYPATLVSQGAEIIPSGTEHPVFPKAYELEKRTSPQVLGSILKSGTTNESGALSLEPSHIGDLQKADTSSQGALVFLSKDYEIENQNPLASPTNTLLGSAKEQRYQRGLERNDSWGSFDLRAAIVYHTKEMESVWNLQKQDPKRIITYNEAMDSPDQ comes from the exons ATGGAGGAGAAGCCCGGCCAGCCACAGCCTCAGCACCATCACAGCCACCACCATCCGCACCATCacccccagcagcagcagcagcagcagcagcagcagcagcagcagcagcagcaacagcagccgcaccaccaccaccattattaTTTCTACAACCACAGCCacaaccaccatcaccaccaccatcaccagcaGCCTCACCAGTACCTGCAGCATGGAGCCGAGGGCAGCCCCAAGGCCCAGCCAAAGGCGCTGAAACATGAGCAGAAACACGCCCTCCAGCAGCACCAGGAAACGCCGAAGAAGAAAACAG gCTATGGTGAACTAAATGGTAAtgctggagaaagagaaatatctttaaagaGCCTGGGTTCTGATGAAGCTACCAACCCTATTTCCAGGGTCCTCAATGGCAACCAACAAATTGTAGACACtaatctgaagcagactgtaAAGGCCAACACCTTTGGGAAAGCAGGAATTAAAACCAGGAATTTCATTCAGAAGAACAGTATGGACAAAAAGAATGGGAAGTCTTACGAAAATAAATCTGGAGAGAACCAGTCTGTAGAGAAGACCGATACTGTAGCAATTCCAAATGGTGTTGTAACAAATAATTCTGGCTATATTACTAATGGTTATATGGGCAAAGGAGCAGATAATGATGGTAGTGGATCTGAGAGCGGATATACCACtcctaaaaaaaggaaagctaggCGCAATAGTGCCAAGGGATGTGAAAACCTTAATTTAGTGCAGGACAAAATAATGCAACAAGAGACCAGTGTCCCAACCTTAAAACAGGGACTTGAAACTTTCAAGCCTGACTACAGTGAACAAAAGGGAAATCGAGTAGATAGTTCGAAGCCCATTTGGAAGTATGAAACTGGGCCTGGAGGAACAAATCGAGGAAAACCTGCTGTGGGTGATATGCTGCGGAAAAGCTCTGATATTAAACCCGGTGTGAGCGGCAAAAAGTTTGATGATCGGCCCAAAGGAAAACACGCTTCTGCTGTTACCTCCAAAGAGGACTCTTGGACCCTATTTAAACCACCCCCAGTTTTTCCAGTGGACAATAGCAGTGCTAAAATAGTTCCTAAAATAAGTTATGCAAGCAAAGTTAAGGAAAACCTCAACAAAACTGTACAGAACTCTTCTGTGTCACCATCTTCATCTTCATCCTCTTCGTCATCTGCTGGGGAAACTCAGACCCAGTCTTCAAGTCGGTTATCCCAGGTCCCAATGTCAGCGCTGAAATCTGTAACTTCGGCCAACTTTTCTAATGGGCCTGTTTTAGCAGGGACTGATGCAAGTGTGTATTCTCCAGGGGGTCAGCCACTGTTAACTACTGCTGCTAATACTCTAACACCCATCTCTTCTGGGACTGATTCAGTTCTCCAGGACATGAGTCTGACTTCAGCAGCTGTTGAACAAATTAAATCTAGCCTTTTCATCTATCCTTCAAATATGCAAACTGTGCTGTTGAGCACAGCACAAGTGGATCTACCCTCTCAGACAGATCAGCAAAACCTGGGGGATATCTTCCAGAATCAGTGGGGTTTATCTTTTATAAATGAGCCCAGTGCTGGCCCTGAGACTGTTATTGGGAAATCATCAGATCATAAAGCGATGGAGGTGACATTTCAAGGGGAATATCCTGCCACTTTGGTTTCACAGGGTGCTGAAATAATCCCCTCAGGAACTGAGCATCCTGTGTTTCCCAAGGCTTATGAGCTGGAAAAACGGACTAGTCCTCAAGTTCTGGGTAGCATTTTAAAATCTGGGACTACTAATGAGAGTGGAGCCTTATCCTTGGAACCCAGTCATATAGGTGATCTGCAAAAAGCAGACACCAGTAGTCAAGGTGCTTTAGTGTTTCTCTCAAAGGACTACGAGATAGAAAATCAAAATCCTCTGGCGTCTCCTACGAACACTTTGTTAGGCTCCGCCAAAGAACAGAGATACCAGAGAGGCCTAGAAAGAAATGATAGCTGGGGTTCTTTTGACCTGAGGGCTGCTATTGTATATCACACTAAAG